The following DNA comes from candidate division TA06 bacterium.
AACCATAGAAGGCGGGCTTATAAAATGGCCCTGTTCATACCACCCGCCTTGTTCCATAATGGTCTCAAGCGGCCCCCATACCCCCCCGGTATTCTTTACGGATTTTAAGACCCAGCCGGCATTGGGCGTTTCGGCTTTCCAAACCATTATTTTATTTGATTAAGATAATTCTATTGGTTATGGTTTGTTGGTTGGCCTTTAGTTTAACGATATAAATACCGTTGGATATTTTTCTGTTTTTATTATCCGTTCCGTTCCAAATAACAGAATATTGGCCGGATTCTTTGTTCCCTTTAAATAATGTTCTCACCAATTGCCCGTTTATGTTGTAAATTTTCAGGCTCACCTGCCCGGCCTGTGGCAATTGATAATTGATAGTTGTTAATTGTTTAAACGGGTTCGGCGCATTTTGCCAAAGTCTAAACACAAATATCTGTTCCCTGTTCCCTGGGTCGCCCGCCACCCCGGTCATGGTTACCCCAAAGCTGACATCGCTTTCGTCGGAAATTGGGTTATAGCCGCTATCATAGGCGAT
Coding sequences within:
- a CDS encoding T9SS type A sorting domain-containing protein, with amino-acid sequence MNRIDLFLSLDGGINYTDTIRLWAPVYTPYVWKVPNKSSKTCKIKVIAYDSGYNPISDESDVSFGVTMTGVAGDPGNREQIFVFRLWQNAPNPFKQLTTINYQLPQAGQVSLKIYNINGQLVRTLFKGNKESGQYSVIWNGTDNKNRKISNGIYIVKLKANQQTITNRIILIK